The Actinomycetota bacterium genome segment GCCAAGGACGTCCGCTTCGTCGCTGACCGATCGCGGACGCGATCTGCGAAGATCATCCGACGAGCGGTCCGGGCCGTCCTGCAGGGCCACGACCCGGCGACCTCGCCACGATGGAGAACCCGGAGGTTCTCGACGCGACCCGTGCAGCCTCGTGACACCACGGCGGTGGCCTTGACCGTTCGGCCACCGCTCTCGCAGACTGCCGTGGCGCGCCGCGCGGCGGGCACGATCAGGTGAGGTGAGTCGTTGGCCGACCAGGGCAGCAAGAGCGACCGGCGGTCAACGGGTTCGCGCACTCTGGCGCGCGGCCTGTCGTTGCTCCAGGCGTTGGGCGAACACAGCGAGGGTGCGACCGTGTCGACCCTGGCGGACGCCACCGACCTCGACCGTGCCGTGCTGTACCGGCTGCTGGAGACCCTCACGGACGAGGGCTTCGTCACCCGCGACCCCGAGACCCGGCGCTACCGGCTGGGCTTGGCGATGCTCGAGTTGGGTGTACGCGCCGCTCAGGGGCTGGAGGTGCGCCGGCTCGCTGGGCCGCCGCTGCGTTCCCTGATGGAGGACACCGGTGAGACCGCCTGCCTCGCCGTGCGTGACCGCGGCGACATGGTCGTGGTTGAGGTGGTCGAGCCGCCGGACCGGTTCGTGCAGGTCAACTACCGGGTGGGCTTCCGCCACGAGCTGGGCGTCGCCGCCCACGGGCGTGCGCTGCTGGCGTTCCTCCCGGAGGGCGCCCGCGACCCCACGCTCGCGCCGGTCCGCCAGGGTGGCGTGGCTTTCACCCGCAACGAGCTCGAGCAGGGCGCGTCCGGGGTCGCCGCCCCGGTGTTCGACCACACCGGGAAGGCGGTCGCGGGCGTGGGCATCGTGGCTCCGTCGTCGCGGCTACCCAAACCGGAGTCGGCGGCGCTGCGGGTACTGCGGACCGCGCGGGAGATCAGCGAACGGTTGGGTTGGCGCCCGCGGCGTCAGGGGCCTGGGGCTCCGGGTCCGGGCCCTGAGGGCAGCGGCGGCCCCCGAGCGACGTGAGACGTGAAGTGACGTGACGGGGGGCGGACCCAGCCGGGCGGGGTCGCCTCAGCCGCCGTGGGTGTCAGCCGCCGTTGGTGCTGGTGAGCAGGTCGTGCACCGTCAACGAGTTGGTGATGGCCTCGCCGAAGCCTTCGGGATCGGCCAGCAGCCACGAGTGGCTCCCGGGCACGACATCGCCACGGCCGCCCGCAGCCTCACAGAGCGAGATGAACGCTGCCTCGGGAAGGACCTGGTCGCCGTCCGCCCACAGGATGGTGACGGGGACACCGCGTTCGCTGAGGTCGGCCAGTTCCTCCAGGATGTCGGCTTCGACGGCCAGGCGACCCGACCGGAGTAGGTTGCCGGGGTGGCGGATCAGGTTCTCAGCGATGTCGCGGGCCACCGCGGGCAGGACCCGGCGGTAGCCCTTGCGGACCCACTCGCGAGGCAGGTGCAGTGCCCAGTCCCACAGCGGCCGCTCCGCCAGCGTCCGGTTGGCGTTCCACGCTGAGCCTCCGACGGAGTTGATCAGCACCAACGACCGTGCGCGGCGAGGATGGTGCCAGGCGGTCATGGTGGCCACCCCGCCGCCGAAGGAGTGCCCGACCAGGAACGCCGGCTCGTCGACGCCGGCGTGGTCCAGTAGGTCGTCGACCCACTTAGCCAGCTTCTCCCAGGTCAGCTGGCCGGGAAGGTCCTCGCTCTCACCGAACCCGGGTAGGGCCGGGGCGATGACCCGCATCCCGGCGCTGGCCAGGAGTGGAAGGACGCCGGCGTAGCACCGGCTCGTTACCCCCCAGCCGTGCAGGAACACCAGCGGAGGGCCGTCGCCAGCCTCACCGTAGAACGCGAGGCGGCCATCGAGGGTCGTGCGGTGCCAGCTCAGACGCAGTTGCTCGGGGAGGCTGGTGGCCGCCACTGGGGCTCCTGGTCGCTGTCCGAAAGGAGTATAGGTCCGGGCGACCACCGCGTGTGCGAGGTTCCCCAACAGCAGACAGTCGCGACCCGCGCCCGGGCAGGCGGGGACGCGATCCGCGTCCGGCCCGATTGGCCTGGCGCCGCTCCACGTGGGACGCTCGTCGCTGTCGTCCGTAGCGGAGCGCAGCCGTGACCCGTCCAGCCCCGAAGCAGCGCCTCGGCATCGTGGGGGGAACGGGACCACAGGGCCGTGGGCTGGCGGTGCGCTGGGCGCTCGCCGGCTACGGCGTGCTGATCGGGTCTCGTTCGCGGGAGAAGGCCGAAGGAGTGGCGGAGCGGGTCCGTCGACGCGCGGGGCGCGAGGTGGACGTGCGCGGATGTCCCAACGACGAGGCATGCGCCGCCGGGGACGTCATCCTGGTGACGGTCCCCTACGACGCGCAGCGCAGCACCCTGCCCGACCTGCGCCACGCGGCCGATGGCAAGCTGGTGGTCAACGTGGTGAACCCGGTGGTGTTCGACGAGCTCGGCCCGCGCGGTGTGCGGGTCGAGGCGGGGTCGGCCGCCCAGGAGTGCCAGGAGCTGCTCCCGGAGGCCACCGTGGTGAGCGCTTTCCACGAGGTCCCCGCGCGTCACCTGTGGGACGTCGGTGAGCCAGTCCGCTGTGACGTGTTGATCTGCGGCGACGACCAGGACGCCGCCCACAGGGTGGCGCACCTGGCGTCGGACATCCCCGGCATGTGGGGGGTGTACTGCGGCCCCCTGCGCAACAGCCAGTACGTCGAGAACATCACCCCGGTGCTCCTGGCGATAAACCGTCACTACGCCATCCACGCGGGGTTGCGGGTCGAGGGCATCCAGCGGGACGACACGACGCTGCACGGGCCTGCCGACAGCGCTCCGCACGACGGTCGAACAGCGGCTCCAGGATCCTGACGTGAACGAACGCACGGACGTGGCAGGGGACCACACCGACGCCGACGTCCGCGTGCGGTACGAGATCGTGTTCGACGCCCGCGACCGGTCGGTGGGAGAACGCTTCCGTGAGCAGCTGCGGGAGGTGATCTCGGGGTGGGCGTCCGGCTCGGACCAGCCGGTCGAGACCGGCGACAGTGACGAGGGCCCGGGGAGCTGGGGCGTCGCCGTGACGTTCCCCGACGCCGCCGCCGCGGACGGGTTCTTCCGGGGCGAGGACTACCGGCAGTTCTGTGTGGAGGTCCGGCGCAACGCCCAGTCGTCGGTCCTGGTCGTGCCGGTCGGCCCGATCGAGGAGGACGACTGATGGGGTTCTCGGGTCCTGGACTGCCGCCGCCGATCCACCCCGCGTGGGGCGGACGCCCCGCCCGGCCGTTCTGCCCCCAGAACTGGGAACCACGCTTCGCCCGGTTGGTCTACCACCTCGCCGACGTACACGACGAGCTCTACCTGCGGCTGGTCGAGCAGCCGGTCGATCAGCTCGCGGAACAACACGCCGAGCTGCACGGTCGCCCGGTGGCCATCGACGAGCACGACCAACTCGTGCAGCACCTCAACACCGAGCACACGTAGCGCTGGCGCGGAGGGCAGCGGCGTCGGACGTATCCCTGCTCGTGAGCCTCAGGTCGTCGACGGCACGCCCCATCGACGTCGGAACTCGGCGTCGCCGAGATCGTCCAGGTCGGCCTCGACCCGCTGGCGGTACCGCTCGGCCTGGTCCTGGTCGGAGAACGTCTGGGCCCACACCAGCGCGCCGGTCGCCAGGACCTGTAGCTGCACGTCGTACATGACCGCACCGTCGTACCCGGAACGGATCCGT includes the following:
- a CDS encoding IclR family transcriptional regulator — protein: MADQGSKSDRRSTGSRTLARGLSLLQALGEHSEGATVSTLADATDLDRAVLYRLLETLTDEGFVTRDPETRRYRLGLAMLELGVRAAQGLEVRRLAGPPLRSLMEDTGETACLAVRDRGDMVVVEVVEPPDRFVQVNYRVGFRHELGVAAHGRALLAFLPEGARDPTLAPVRQGGVAFTRNELEQGASGVAAPVFDHTGKAVAGVGIVAPSSRLPKPESAALRVLRTAREISERLGWRPRRQGPGAPGPGPEGSGGPRAT
- a CDS encoding alpha/beta fold hydrolase, whose amino-acid sequence is MAATSLPEQLRLSWHRTTLDGRLAFYGEAGDGPPLVFLHGWGVTSRCYAGVLPLLASAGMRVIAPALPGFGESEDLPGQLTWEKLAKWVDDLLDHAGVDEPAFLVGHSFGGGVATMTAWHHPRRARSLVLINSVGGSAWNANRTLAERPLWDWALHLPREWVRKGYRRVLPAVARDIAENLIRHPGNLLRSGRLAVEADILEELADLSERGVPVTILWADGDQVLPEAAFISLCEAAGGRGDVVPGSHSWLLADPEGFGEAITNSLTVHDLLTSTNGG
- the npdG gene encoding NADPH-dependent F420 reductase, which translates into the protein MTRPAPKQRLGIVGGTGPQGRGLAVRWALAGYGVLIGSRSREKAEGVAERVRRRAGREVDVRGCPNDEACAAGDVILVTVPYDAQRSTLPDLRHAADGKLVVNVVNPVVFDELGPRGVRVEAGSAAQECQELLPEATVVSAFHEVPARHLWDVGEPVRCDVLICGDDQDAAHRVAHLASDIPGMWGVYCGPLRNSQYVENITPVLLAINRHYAIHAGLRVEGIQRDDTTLHGPADSAPHDGRTAAPGS